A segment of the Lolium perenne isolate Kyuss_39 chromosome 3, Kyuss_2.0, whole genome shotgun sequence genome:
tcacgaagatcacaatgtagtttaggtcatttaaataccttgtaattttcctttttctttttctatttcatcaattcttgtaatgtgttgtaattccataattcaaatatgaatattgtaaagacaatgtattatgtgtatgattatcaataaagctcaagttttccttaatgagctttacgtaattattgtattacttataatcttgattaattataattatttgtgaagttatctcaaatttgaattatgtgctaatcatttgatgtttgaatttgaaattcaaattcaaatttggtttgaattcattcaaacaacctaacttgtaattcaatcactCAACTTATGATTTCTATGCAAttccacttctctcttctcaaaaccctaatttagacaagtaggaacaagttcatcgcaatctcgaaaccctaaccctgtaggatgtcgagagagaaacctgtccccctacgatgcagttttgttttaaaagcgcgaaatttccccgtaatttacaatgcaatgcacatccatttctaaaatctaccccacgATCGTCtcaaaacctgggacattacaattaGCCATCTTTTAGGACCATATGACATCCACCAGATGACATCCCCTTATCTAATAGTTGTAAGATTTCTTTTTGATAATTGGAGGTAGTTTTCAGGTTGCAGAAAGCATGGTTTTAAATTGAGATTCAGTTTCCAGATTTTTGTGAAGAAGCCTTTGCATGGTTTCTTATCAGTACTGTTTTTTTAGCTTTTTTTATCAGTTAGTGTATGCTGTTTAAATTGATTTTTCGTTCAAGGTGTTTATTTGTTCTATTTCCTCACCTGGTTCTCCGGGAGCGCCTCCCCTTCCGACGGCGGGCGCTTGGATTCCTCTCGTCGGCGATGGCAGCCGAAGGTCCATGTACTTTTTCCCGTACCCCTTCTTTTCTCACCTTTTGTTGGCCGTCTAGGGTTCCCCGTATGCGTTGGTGGAGTTGTGGATCGTTTTCGGATCTTGGATTACCAGATTCGTCTGATGATAGCTTTCTCTACTTGTTTTTTCTACACATCAGATTCGTGTGTGGATCGTTTTCTCTGCCTGTTCTGAAATTAGTTTTAGGTGCTTCGGGTGGTTGGTTTGGGGGGAATTTCCATCTGTTTTTGAAATTATTGGTGGTGCGTCAGGCGGTTTTTTGGTGTAATATACTTAGATGGTTGACTGATCTATTTTGTTTGTTAATTATATGTTTTTAGGTAAATGTTCATGTTGTGATTTTTTTGCAAAACCAGTGACATAtagtggttcatgttcatagcgAAAATTAGATTAATAAGTGCAAGTTAATTTCTAGTAGAGATGCTTCTAGTAGGTATTTTTCAGGTTCCTGGTCGTTTAGATtgatgattttttttggaatgatAGGTAGTTGATTTTGTTAGCAGTGTGTTTTGTGAAGAAGCCTTGCATGATTCATATCAGTATTGGTTTACCTGATCAGCTAGTAATCATTCTGTTAGCAAATTTtgtgttaagagttgtaatattccTTTTCATGATAGCATGCTCATAGCGAAAATTGTATTAACGTCTATGTTGTTTCGTCCTCACCCATTATATGATAGGAGAGATGTTTCTAGTAGGTATTTTCAGGTTCCTTGGTCGTTTAGATTGATGATCTTTTTTGGAATGATGGGGGTAGCAGTGTGTTCTGTTTACCATAAGGCACCACTCGTTCTGGTGACTAATTAAGCTTTTTTTTTCTTGCTCTACTTTCTGATGGAATTTTTGCTTTATGTTTGAATGGTTGATCTTACTTTCCATTGCTTACTGTTCCTAAATCTCTTGCCAAAGATCATGTTGGTTCCGATTCTTAATAACTGGAATTATATGATCAGCATTCTATCTGTCATTATCCATGCATTTTTTTGTGCTGCTAGTTGTATGATTCACTTCTAGAGAGGTTAAATCTAACCACGTTAGAGGCTACTGTTAGTCAATGGGATAGTTGAGCAGCTAGCATATATTGGTAACACTATTTGCAAGATCTGGGTACGTGTGCCAGTTTAACAGAAGTTCAAGCATAGGAAGGTAGGCATGCCGCGGAAGAGAACTCCTTCAATAACAAAGGCACTTTTGCTTTGGTTTAACCTTGCATGATTTTTtgtgttaagagttgtaatattctTTTCATGATAGCATGCTCATAGCGAATTTTGTCCATGATTAACATTTGTTCAGTGTGGATGTCTTTTAATGATGTTTTTCTTAACATGTTTGTTCTTGTGATTCTTTTCTCCTTTTACAGTTGTTAATCTCCCAGCTATTGAACCTCAATGAAAGGCTACAATACAATCTAGGTTTTCAACACTTGATGGTTGaactacctcaatacaatgaaagTTGTGAAACAATTTAATGCTATTCAGAAGTCCTTTATATCAAAGCATCATCTGGAAAATCTTCTGAAACTACATGAACACTTGATGGTTCCTTTGCATCTTCAGCAGTGGCTACTCGACCATACATCATATGGTCAAAGGAAATTCTTTCAACACAAAGAGAAGATCATATTCTTCACGAAAGATATTGTTGACAAAGTGTTTGGTTTTCCATTGGGCACTAAGCCTTTTGTTATGGATAGCAGTGACCCTGATATTATAATAGAGGTGGAACAACTGCTTGCTCAGTACAAGCAGGGGAGGAAAACCATTCCTGTGAAGGTTCTGGTGTCTATATTTCTTGGCGCTAACAGTGAGGaggttttcattaggagtttcataaTGTTCTTCATAACAAAAGTTCTTTGTCCTTCGACCTATAATTTTGTCAACCCAAAGTATCTATACTGTTTGAGGGACATTGACATTCCAGAAGTTGGGAATCTTGACTTTGGAACTCTATGTCTGAACCACCTGTGGTATGAGATGGATGCATGGAAGGATAAAATATCCATGAACACAGGCGACTTCAACAGGCTTACATGGATTGGCGGTTGCCTTCCACTACTGGCTGTATGTCTTTCTCACTCTAAACTTTTGTGTCATAGTAAACTAATTATAGGTCATTTTTGGTTTCTTCGTTTTAAATTattcttttttatttttgttattGCTTTTGCAGGTTGTATACTTGGATTTCCTCGATTTCAATGACAATGCCCCCCATTGATTATAGTCTGCCTAGGATGTCCTTCATCAGAAATGAAGATTTCTCCTATCTCGTGAATTCAGATCGTAACATAACGTCTCGAAAATCATATGGGGTGCTACCAGTACGTATGGTTTTTAGTATTTCTTTTCCTTAAatcctttatttttgtttttttaactcTTTTTTGTTTTAATTTATTTCTTATTTCTTACCAGATAAGGGACATTTCTCTAACTCCATATGGCACTCCTATACAAATCCTCCTAGATGCACCTCAGGCAAGAGATGGTGATGCAGTTTTGCAAGTTGTTGCTAATGATCTCATAGATCATCCACCAGAACCTAATCAAGCCATCCTGGGCGAGTTATTCGTAGATGATTTTAATGAAGATGGCTACTACAATCAGGAGGGGGCGAAGCCAGCAGCAGCACTTGTTGCAGGAGGCGAGTATCACTGAAGCGGAGGCGTCGTCCTGAACTCGTTCACCCTTGATCAGTCAACTTTTTGAGAAACCTGAGAGTTGTGAAGACGTCTTGATTGTCTGTTTAGTCGTCCCATTTGCGTCCTTTTTGGTTCTGCTTAGTGTTGGTATCGAGCGACTTTAAGCACTGCTGTAAGATTGTCTGATTAGTCGTCCTGTTTGCGTCTTTTTTCGGTTCTGTTTAGTGCTGGTATCGAGCAATTTTTAAGCGCTGCTGTAAGATCTGTTAAGATAAGACAATCTTTTTCTGAAACTTCTTTTGGACAATTGATGTTCAACACCAGGCAATCTTTTTTTCCAAAAATTCTTTAACGATTGATGTTCAAGACCAGACAATTTTTTCTGAAACTTTTTTGAACAATTGATGTTCATTTTGCACATTCATCATTTTGCTTTTAAAACATACATCATATGGTGAACCaaaagttttttcaatataatttTTTTCGTATGTATCAAATTTTTTCTGTACCATCATATTGCTCATAGATACTAACATAAAGCATGACTAAAAAAAACAACTTGACGAAGTGGTCCATCGTCTTATTTTTCAGCTGAGTAGGAAAGGTGCAATATGTGGACTATGCATTCTGTTATTATGGAATTTGTCATGACATTAAGTACATTTTTTCTCTATGAATACATGAaatttgtacaaaacacacaccTACAAATCACTAGTTATAGTCAATGGAAATTTGAGGTAGAACTCAACCCCCATTTCCGATTCCATATACATTCATTTGGAATGACAAATTTTCTGTTAAGTAACAAATTTTGTACGACGTGAAATTTGTTCAAGGTGAAAACTGTTCAAGGAGTTTTTTTTTCATATTTGTTCTATGTGCAAATCCTTCGGAATAAGAAAAATGTTCAAGATGGAAAATCAATTCACATGGTGAAACCGTTTGAAATTCATTAATTTTTCAAGGTGGCTGTTTGTTACTCATACTTTTTTAAGGTGCGATACTAGAATTATCCGAATATGTTCAAGTCTCATATATGTTCAACGTAGAAATTTGTTCAAAATGTAGTATCAAATTTGTTCGACGTGGAAACCATTCATGTTTTTTTCAAGAAAGAAACCTAGGAAAAACCGTTCATTTTTTAAATAAAATTTAAGGTAGAAACCGTTCAAGGTGAAATccgttcattttttgattttttttgaaaaatgttTCAAGGTGGGGGGAATGCGTTCATTTCAAAATTTGTTTGGAGACAGAAACCGTTCAAGGGAGGAAACTGTTCATAGTTGAATTTCGTTCATGTAAAAGATATGTTCAAGGGTGGAAATCCGTTCTATTTCTTCAAAAAATGTTTTCATTCATGCTTTAAAATTTCGTTTATCATGAAAATTTGTTCATGTAACCAACCTTTAAAAATCCGTTCATCTTTTGGAAATTGTTGCAGTTGAAAACCGTTCAATGTGGAGTCCGTTcatttttaaaaaatgttcaaggtGGGAATGCCTTCATGCTTGGATTTTTGTTCATCATGGAAACTGTTCATGTAACCAACCTTTGGCAAATCCGTTCATCTTTTTGGAAATTCTTTAAGTTGGAAACCGTTCAATATGGTATCCGTTCATATAAAAATGTTCAAGGTGGGAATCCGTTTTATGCTTTTGCAATTTGTTCATCATGGAAATCCATTCATGTGTCGAACATAGgaaaaaacattttattttttaaaatgttCAAAGTGGGAATCCGTTCATTTTAAAATTTGTTCGGAGACAGAATCTATTCATGATTCGCAATTTGTTCATCATGGAAATTCGTTCAtgtaactgatgacccacaagtatagggggtgtatcgtagtatcttcgataagtaggaatgtcgatcccaacgaggagcagaaggtgttgacaagcagtttcgatgaatgattcactgtaaatgctcacagacaagtattcagggagttttgatgtaacaggtgaataaagtacgagtaagtaaagtgcgagagtaacaattgcagcgagtggcccaatcctttttagcacaaaggacaagccggtttgtttacttataatgaccaaacgttctcgaggacacacgggattttagtctagtgctttcgctacatacggctaattaatcttcattgttttgataagtgttgtgtgggtgaacctgtgctaatgtaccgcccttcctaggactaatacatacttgtgattataccccttgcaagcatccgcaactacaagaaagtaattaagataaatctaaccacagccttaaactctgagatcctgctatccctcctgcatcgatataccaacgggggcttaggtttctgtcactccggcaaccccgcaattggcaaacgagtacaagatgcattcccctaggcccataaaggtgaagtgtcgtgtagtcgacgttcacacgacaccactagaagaataacaccacaacttaaatatcataacattgaatattactcaaccatacttcactactaacatttagacttcacccatgtcctcaagaactaaacgaactactcacaagacatcatatggaacatgatcagaggtgatatgatgacaaataacaatctgaacataaaccttggttcaacggtttcactcaatagcatcaataacaagtagaaatcaataccgggagagtttcccctatcaaacaatcaagatcaaacccaaattgctatggcggtgacgatgtgtagcggtggagacggcggtgatgatgatgaagatgatgatgatggtgatggagatgatgtccaactcgatggcggtgacgatggcgtcgatttccccctcccggagggaatttccccggcggatctcagcccgccggagagatcttttctctctggtgttctccgccccgcagaggcggctgtaactcttcgcgaggtaccctctgtggcttaggtcctcgggacgaaggatttcgcgaagaaaaggaggcgagtggGGCTGTGgccccccctcctcactgggcggcgcggccaggccttaggCCGCGTCGGcccatggtgtgggcccacctcgggtcccctcggctcccccttctggcttccttcgtcatctggaaaaatatgatttttggtataatttccttcaacagttgatcttccgaaatattgcgttctgacggtgctttttccagtgaGAATccagctccggtgctcgatcctccaataatcatgaaacatgcaaaatagatgaaataacataagtattatgtccaaatatgaaatatatcaatgaataacagcaaaatatgatataaaatagtgatgcaaattggacgtatcaactccccccaagcttagacttcgcttgtccccaagcgaaactgaactcggtaaacaggaccacatgtttatggagtgaagagtcgatcaataaaatacggacaagaagcatcatattcactcacacaagacattctagtaaacatcttCCTCATATGAATCAACTTGAAAcacgtataaggtaatcacaaataaaggtgcataagaaatcatagttggtgatggcaaacttcgttcttggtcagagaacaattaacaattatacttatctcattgagcagcgctctcatgtttaaagtttatatggcacaacttgcatactcaatcataatagtctcctcatgatcattgataacttgcaaagctatattcattcagataaaacttgtacataaacaaggaaaaataaaagacatgatgtagtaaATCtcagtataatggtttgatcacaactactcaaatgcttgcttgagatggagggaaataggtttactgactcaacataaagtaaaagacaggcccttcgcagagggaagcagggattaaatcatgtgct
Coding sequences within it:
- the LOC127341615 gene encoding uncharacterized protein isoform X2 → MAAEGVYLFYFLTWFSGSASPSDGGRLDSSRRRWQPKATSTGLHGLAVAFHYWLLYTWISSISMTMPPIDYSLPRMSFIRNEDFSYLVNSDRNITSRKSYGVLPIRDISLTPYGTPIQILLDAPQMILMKMATTIRRGRSQQQHLLQEASITEAEASS
- the LOC127341615 gene encoding uncharacterized protein isoform X1 → MAAEGVYLFYFLTWFSGSASPSDGGRLDSSRRRWQPKATSTGLHGLAVAFHYWLLYTWISSISMTMPPIDYSLPRMSFIRNEDFSYLVNSDRNITSRKSYGVLPIRDISLTPYGTPIQILLDAPQARDGDAVLQVVANDLIDHPPEPNQAILGELFVDDFNEDGYYNQEGAKPAAALVAGGEYH